DNA from Ignavibacteriales bacterium:
TAACCCGATTTTAAATCCATTCTGAGCCGATGTGTAATTAAAAGAAAAAAATAAAATTATGAGCCAATATATTTTCATACTATTCTTCAAGATAACTTAGAATCCCTATCCGACTGGATGAAGAAATCAAACAGATCACTTCGTTACGCTCGTGATGACATAACAACTAAACTTCGCCACGCCAGTGTTGATTATGTGTTTTAAAACTTTCTAAAATCACATCATTAAGTTCATTATTAAGCGGACCTTGTTCAATAATTTTAATATTTGATTTTAGGTGTTCAATATTTGTTGTCCCAACAATTGCAGTATCAACTCCGTTTACAAAAACACTAAATCGTAAAAAAGTATCCAGCCAGTTTTTCTGTGCTGGTAAGTTCATTGTTTTCCATCTATGCCAGTATTCTTCGCAGTAATGTCCAACTGGTCTTTCAGAAAATCTCCAAGGTGCATTTGCAATCGGGCGTTTTGCAATTACTCCTATTTCCTTTTCTTTCGCTTGTTTGATAGAATCATCAAGATCTATCTGATCACAAATGTTTACTGATGTTTGAATACTGCCGAATGAATTAGAATCAACGGCAAATTTTAATTCTTCGTTCTCGCCCGAGTAAGCTGCAAATCTAACTTTTCCCTGCTCGATAGT
Protein-coding regions in this window:
- a CDS encoding aldo/keto reductase, whose translation is MIYRNFANTDLKVSALGFGAGEIGDYAVPEKDSEKILNTVLDLGINLIDTARGYFASEDRIGKYISHRRNEFILSTKVGYGIEGYADWSYDIILAGVDNALQLMKTDYIDVVHLHSCDLNTLQRGEVIEALHKTIEQGKVRFAAYSGENEELKFAVDSNSFGSIQTSVNICDQIDLDDSIKQAKEKEIGVIAKRPIANAPWRFSERPVGHYCEEYWHRWKTMNLPAQKNWLDTFLRFSVFVNGVDTAIVGTTNIEHLKSNIKIIEQGPLNNELNDVILESFKTHNQHWRGEV